The Hymenobacter swuensis DY53 genome includes the window AGTATGTGCTCAAAATAATGAACCCCTTCGTCGGTTTCGACCGAAACCACATCGTATAAGGCGATGTGCTTCGCAAAAAAAGGAATGGAACTCAGGCTGTACCCCAGCCCCACCTGAACTGTGTCTACCATTTCCACTTAGTAAGCTTGTTCAGTCTCTTCCAAGTATACCAAGGCCACCGGATGATTAGGGAGGGCGGAAAGCGGCTCAAGTGCAGGCATTAGGTTCAGGCGAATGGGATTTTCTTCAAGACTAAAGTGTATAATACACCGCTGCCAGCGGTTGACGAAAACGTTCGGATTTCTGAGTGCACTAGATTTCTCGTTTTCTGAAAGGATACTCTTTGGTGGAGACGCAATAATTGTAGTCTCGCCGTTGCTGAAGTTGAGCAGCACCTTAACCGCTTAGCCTCAGCAACGACGAAACTCTATACAGTTCAGAAATCAGCTTTACAACACCAGATTAATCACTTTCTCATTCCCGGCCTGGTCGGTGAGGCGCAGGGTGGCGGGGCCGCGCAGAGGCGGGCCCAACGTGTCGTCACGCTCCGAGTAGATGATGGCGTTCTTATGCTCGAAGCGCAGCAGGCGGAACTGCCCGTTCACTTCCAGCTTGTAGCTGGCCAGGCCCGAGAGGTCGTCGCCGACCTTGAACACCACGCCGCCGGGGCCGCGGCTGATGAGACGGGCTGAGGGCGGAATGGTATCGGTGAGTAGCTTAAACTGGCCGAAGGCTTTGATGGAAGCCGTGATGCTGCGGCCGTCGGGGCTCCACTTGCCGCCCACGTAGGCCCTGCCGCCCTTGGCTGTAACGCCGTAGATGGCCGTGCGGCGCGGGTCAGCGGCCGGGGTTTCGGGCTTGAGGGTGAGGGCCAGGGTTTCGTAGAGCGGCGTGCGGGGCAGATGTACCGTCCAGAGGCCCTGCTTGTAGCTGGTCTGCACGTACAGCGTGTCGAAAAGCGTTTTTGGTCCAAAACCCAGCGCTAAGTTGGCCGTGCTGAAGCCAAACTCCCGGCCCGAGGGAATCAGGGCCTGCCGGTCAAACCGCTTGGTGATGCGCCCGAACTGCAAGGAGTCGGGGCGGCCGGCGCGCAGGTCGTAGAGGTACACGTTCTGGCTTTGCTCAGTGTAGCTGGGCTTGAGCGTGAGGCGGCGGTTGCCTTTGAACAGCGTCAGATTCCCGCCTACGGCCGCCGTATCGGGGTCGGCGGCGGTGGCTACCAACAGGTTGCGGCTGATATCGTAACGCAGGGCCGGGGTTTTCACGGCCGCCGAGCGGGTTTTGCGGTAGCCGGCCTCGGTGCCGCGCAGCACGAAACGTAGCGGCGTGAGGTTGCCGTAGGAGTCGCTCAGGCGCACTTCTACGGCGTAGAGCTGGCCCGGTTCCACGCGCAGCTTGCCCTTACCGGGGCCGGTGGTGTACATGCTCAGGTCGTTGCCGTCGTCCACGAAAAGCCGCTCCAGCTGCCGCCCCTGGGTGGCGCGCCACTCATAATCCAGGTGGCGGTTGATCTGGCGGGAGCCTTCCGGAAACGGAATGTCATCAATAACATGCTGGTAGTGCGGCTGCCCATTCACCAGTACCTCCACTTTCTG containing:
- a CDS encoding M23 family metallopeptidase, encoding MPDSLFTRPPRLLSVAWPFLLLLGLQPAACGGQEPDSAAKPKPTPATTSRRPEVPQGYFLFPIKPGQQNFLAGSMGELRPNHFHGGLDIKTDGRVDLPVYASADGYISRMKQSSYGYGNVLYITHPNGLTTVYGHLNRFKGPVAEELRRRQYEKQTYDLELFFKPDQFPVKRGEVVALSGNTGGSAGPHLHWEVRTAQDAQLNPLQWGGFSEIQDHVAPTLLAFGVEALSIDARVQGKFGKSIFLPKAPPLPNGGGYVWADTIAANGTVGLLMQGFDRFDQVWNKNGIQKVEVLVNGQPHYQHVIDDIPFPEGSRQINRHLDYEWRATQGRQLERLFVDDGNDLSMYTTGPGKGKLRVEPGQLYAVEVRLSDSYGNLTPLRFVLRGTEAGYRKTRSAAVKTPALRYDISRNLLVATAADPDTAAVGGNLTLFKGNRRLTLKPSYTEQSQNVYLYDLRAGRPDSLQFGRITKRFDRQALIPSGREFGFSTANLALGFGPKTLFDTLYVQTSYKQGLWTVHLPRTPLYETLALTLKPETPAADPRRTAIYGVTAKGGRAYVGGKWSPDGRSITASIKAFGQFKLLTDTIPPSARLISRGPGGVVFKVGDDLSGLASYKLEVNGQFRLLRFEHKNAIIYSERDDTLGPPLRGPATLRLTDQAGNEKVINLVL